Part of the Longimicrobium sp. genome, CGAGGTCACGGTTGTTCACCCCCACCAGGGTGGCCCCGGCGGAAAGGGCGCGGTCCAGCTCCGCGAGCGTGTGCGCCTCCACCAGCGCGTCCATGCCCAGTTCGCGCACCAGGGCATGGAGGTCTTCCAGCAGCGGCTGCTCCAGGATGCGGGCGATCAGCAGCACCGCGTCGGCGCCGGCGGCGCGCGCCTCCCACACCTGCACGGGGTCGATCACGAAGTCCTTGCGGATGATGGGGAGCGCCACCGCCGCATGGACGGCGCGAAGCGCATCCAGGCCACCCCCGAAATAGTCGCGGTCGGTGAGAACGGAGAGCGCCGCCGCGCCCCCGGCGGCATAGGCGCGGGCGATCTCCGCCGCGTCCGCCCCCGGGCGAATGTCGCCGGCCGAGGGGGAGCGCCGCTTGACCTCGGCCAGCAGCCGCACTTCCGCGGGGCGCTTCAGGGCCGCCGCGAACCCGCGCGGGGGCGGCGCCTGGCGTGCAATGTCGCGGTATTCGGCAAGCCGCGGCGAGGTGGCTTTCACCTCGCCGCGCTTGGTTTCTACGATCCGATCCAGGATGCTTGCACTCAAAGTTTCACCAGAACCTTGCGCTTCGGTTTGCGTTCGGGCATATTGCTTCGGTACCTGTTCGGACGCACACCCCGGAACCCAGCGGAGAGGCGGATGGCGCTCACCAAGAAGCAGCGGCAGATCCTCGACTACGTCGAAAGCTTCGTCGAATCGAACGGCTACTCGCCGAGCTACGAGGAGATCGCGGACCACTTCGGCTACAACTCGCTGGCGACGGTGCACGAGCACCTCACCAATCTGGAGCAAAAAGGCTTTCTCCGGAAGAACTACAACAAGAGCCGTTCGCTGGAGATCGTCCGGGCAGACCTTCACGCCCCCGCGCTGGAGCTGCCGCTGAAGGGCGAGGTGGCGGCGGGCCTGCCCATCGAGGCGGTGCCCGATGGCATGGAAGAAACGGTCACCGTACCGCACGACATGGTGCGCCGCGGCGAGAACTACGTGCTGCGGGTGCGGGGCGACTCCATGATCGAGGAGCAGATCCGCGACGGCGACTACATCATCGTGAACTCGCGGCAGACGGCGGAGAACGGCGAGATGGTGGTGGCGCTGGTGTCGGACGGAACGGTGGGCGGCTCGGCGACGGTCAAGAAGTTCTACCGCGAGGCGGGCAACCGCATTCGCCTGCAGCCGGCGAACGAGACCATGAAGCCCATGTACTTTCCCGCGGACGCCGTGGCGATCCAGGGGATCG contains:
- the trpC gene encoding indole-3-glycerol phosphate synthase TrpC — translated: MSASILDRIVETKRGEVKATSPRLAEYRDIARQAPPPRGFAAALKRPAEVRLLAEVKRRSPSAGDIRPGADAAEIARAYAAGGAAALSVLTDRDYFGGGLDALRAVHAAVALPIIRKDFVIDPVQVWEARAAGADAVLLIARILEQPLLEDLHALVRELGMDALVEAHTLAELDRALSAGATLVGVNNRDLDTFATRLELSLELAAGVPESVTYVAESGIRTAADVDRLGAAGVDAILVGESLMRQPDVAAAAAALSGRAKAAGARPA
- the lexA gene encoding transcriptional repressor LexA; the protein is MALTKKQRQILDYVESFVESNGYSPSYEEIADHFGYNSLATVHEHLTNLEQKGFLRKNYNKSRSLEIVRADLHAPALELPLKGEVAAGLPIEAVPDGMEETVTVPHDMVRRGENYVLRVRGDSMIEEQIRDGDYIIVNSRQTAENGEMVVALVSDGTVGGSATVKKFYREAGNRIRLQPANETMKPMYFPADAVAIQGIVVGVIRKY